In the Juglans microcarpa x Juglans regia isolate MS1-56 chromosome 6D, Jm3101_v1.0, whole genome shotgun sequence genome, one interval contains:
- the LOC121234367 gene encoding uncharacterized protein LOC121234367, with the protein MTICSSSSSRAVPAINNCTRRRNARTNNSAAFTPLFIRSMAAQKPLPSATKTVSSRKGPRSSSLTTSSPIKLLTRVEQLKLLTKAEKAGLLSAAEKLGLSLSTIEKLGLLSKAEEIGVLSAATDPGTPGALLSLSLVLLLSGPSCVYLVPEDYPWQIALQVVVALLSILGGSAALATSNFVSNLQKSN; encoded by the exons ATGACAATTtgtagcagcagcagcagcagggCAGTCCCAGCTATTAACAATTGTACAAGGAGAAGGAACGCAAGAACAAACAACTCTGCTGCTTTTACACCCCTTTTCATTCGATCCATGGCTGCCCAGAAACCTCTGCCATCTGCTACCAAAACTGTTAGCTCTAGAAAG GGCCCTCGGAGCAGCTCCTTAACGACTTCATCGCCGATAAAGCTACTGACAAGAGTGGAGCAGCTGAAACTACTAACTAAAGCAGAGAAAGCTGGCCTGCTATCGGCAGCCGAAAAGTTGGGGCTCTCTTTGTCGACTATAGAGAAACTGGGACTTCTCTCCAAGGCAGAGGAAATAGGAGTCCTTTCTGCAGCAACAGATCCGGGAACCCCGGGGGCTTTGTTGAGCCTCAGCTTAGTTCTGCTGCTTTCAGGTCCCTCGTGTGTTTACCTTGTCCCCGAGGACTACCCCTGGCAGATAGCATTGCAAGTTGTGGTTGCTTTACTCTCAATACTTGGTGGGTCTGCGGCTCTTGCCACATCAAATTTTGTATCCAACTTGCAGAAATCAAACTGA
- the LOC121234366 gene encoding nuclear transport factor 2 isoform X2, protein MAMQEASPTLAPSAQVVGNAFVEQYYHILHQSPNLVHRFYQDTSLLSRPDANGNMATVTSMQAINDKILDFNYDDYTAEIKTADAQDSYEKGVIVLVTGCLTGKDNLRRKFTQTFFLAPQDKGYYVLNDVFRYIEENDLLQTNSVAVHSINENVPTAALTPEPEPAHAPEVPAVEPASSFEEEDITDVPEVCDPSDNGEGSVVEDEVIQSPAHSTQNEILKEVDSTVVDSAPAAEEDVPKKSYASIVKVMKGTVPNSAHVSIRKLRVEPAYPDQHSHGSAKPAPAPEASAPNSDSAPESSDVPEEAEGHSIYVRNLPYNATDTQLEEEFKKFGPIKHEGIQVRSNKGFTFGFVEFETISSMHSALEASPITIGDRQAVVEEKRTTTRVATSGRGRYSSGRGGFRSDSFKNRGNFGGGRGYGRNEFRNQGEFSGRPRGSIGRNGEGHQRTNQNGSGRGGRQGGVNRNAAT, encoded by the exons ATGGCAATGCAGGAAGCAAGTCCCACCCTTGCTCCCAGTGCCCAAGTTGTTGGGAATGCCTTTGTGGAGCAGTACTACCATATTCTTCACCAATCCCCTAACTTGGTGCATAGATTTTATCAGGATACAAGTTTGCTAAGCCGGCCAGATGCCAATGGTAACATGGCAACAGTGACATCCATGCAA GCAATCAATGACAAGATACTGGATTTCAACTATGATGACTATACAGCGGAGATAAAAACTGCAGATGCTCAGGACTCGTATGAAAAAGGGGTGATTGTTTTAGTGACGGGATGTTTGACTGGAAAAGACAATTTGAGGAGGAAGTTCACACAAACATTTTTTCTCGCTCCTCAAGACAAAGGCtactatgttttaaatgatgtctTTAGGTACATTGAGGAAAATGACCTGTTGCAAACCAATTCTGTCGCTGTCCACAgcataaatgaaaatgttcCTACAGCTGCCTTGACACCAGAACCAG AGCCTGCACATGCTCCTGAGGTTCCTGCCGTTGAACCTGCATCTTCTTTTGAGGAGGAAGATATTACTGATGTGCCTGAAGTTTGTGATCCTTCAGATAATGGGGAAGGATCAGTTGTTGAAGACGAGGTTATTCAATCCCCAGCTCATTCTACTCAGAACGAAATTCTTAAAGAGGTTGATTCCACAGTTGTTGATTCAGCTCCTGCAGCTGAGGAGGATGTCCCAAAGAAGTCTTATGCATCAATT GTTAAGGTAATGAAAGGAACAGTGCCTAATTCAGCCCATGTTTCCATTAGAAAGTTGAGGGTGGAACCCGCGTATCCTGATCAGCACTCACACGGTTCTGCAAAACCTGCTCCTGCACCTGAGGCATCAGCTCCTAATAGTGACAGTGCTCCTGAAAGCAGTGATGTTCCTGAGGAAG CTGAAGGTCACTCCATATATGTGCGGAACTTACCTTACAATGCAACAGATacacaacttgaggaagagttCAAAAAGTTTGGGCCTATCAAGCATGAGGGGATCCAAGTTAGAAGTAACAAG GGATTCACTTTTGGCTTTGTCGAATTTGAAACAATCAGTTCAATGCATAGTGCGCTTGAG GCTTCACCTATCACAATTGGGGATCGTCAGGCTGTTGTTGAGGAAAAGAGAACTACCACCCGAG TTGCAACCAGTGGGAGAGGGAGGTACTCTTCGGGACGAGGTGGATTTCGGAGTGACAGTTTCAAGAACCGTGGGAATTTTGGTGGTGGCCGAGGTTATGGCAGGAATGAATTCAGAAACCAGGGTGAGTTTTCAGGCCGACCAAGGGGTTCAATTGGTCGCAATGGAGAGGGTCATCAGCGGACTAATCAGAATGGCAGTGGAAGGGGTGGGCGTCAAGGTGGCGTGAACCGTAATGCTGCTACTTGA
- the LOC121234366 gene encoding nuclear transport factor 2 isoform X1: MAMQEASPTLAPSAQVVGNAFVEQYYHILHQSPNLVHRFYQDTSLLSRPDANGNMATVTSMQAINDKILDFNYDDYTAEIKTADAQDSYEKGVIVLVTGCLTGKDNLRRKFTQTFFLAPQDKGYYVLNDVFRYIEENDLLQTNSVAVHSINENVPTAALTPEPEPAHAPEVPAVEPASSFEEEDITDVPEVCDPSDNGEGSVVEDEVIQSPAHSTQNEILKEVDSTVVDSAPAAEEDVPKKSYASIVKVMKGTVPNSAHVSIRKLRVEPAYPDQHSHGSAKPAPAPEASAPNSDSAPESSDVPEEAEGHSIYVRNLPYNATDTQLEEEFKKFGPIKHEGIQVRSNKQGFTFGFVEFETISSMHSALEASPITIGDRQAVVEEKRTTTRVATSGRGRYSSGRGGFRSDSFKNRGNFGGGRGYGRNEFRNQGEFSGRPRGSIGRNGEGHQRTNQNGSGRGGRQGGVNRNAAT, from the exons ATGGCAATGCAGGAAGCAAGTCCCACCCTTGCTCCCAGTGCCCAAGTTGTTGGGAATGCCTTTGTGGAGCAGTACTACCATATTCTTCACCAATCCCCTAACTTGGTGCATAGATTTTATCAGGATACAAGTTTGCTAAGCCGGCCAGATGCCAATGGTAACATGGCAACAGTGACATCCATGCAA GCAATCAATGACAAGATACTGGATTTCAACTATGATGACTATACAGCGGAGATAAAAACTGCAGATGCTCAGGACTCGTATGAAAAAGGGGTGATTGTTTTAGTGACGGGATGTTTGACTGGAAAAGACAATTTGAGGAGGAAGTTCACACAAACATTTTTTCTCGCTCCTCAAGACAAAGGCtactatgttttaaatgatgtctTTAGGTACATTGAGGAAAATGACCTGTTGCAAACCAATTCTGTCGCTGTCCACAgcataaatgaaaatgttcCTACAGCTGCCTTGACACCAGAACCAG AGCCTGCACATGCTCCTGAGGTTCCTGCCGTTGAACCTGCATCTTCTTTTGAGGAGGAAGATATTACTGATGTGCCTGAAGTTTGTGATCCTTCAGATAATGGGGAAGGATCAGTTGTTGAAGACGAGGTTATTCAATCCCCAGCTCATTCTACTCAGAACGAAATTCTTAAAGAGGTTGATTCCACAGTTGTTGATTCAGCTCCTGCAGCTGAGGAGGATGTCCCAAAGAAGTCTTATGCATCAATT GTTAAGGTAATGAAAGGAACAGTGCCTAATTCAGCCCATGTTTCCATTAGAAAGTTGAGGGTGGAACCCGCGTATCCTGATCAGCACTCACACGGTTCTGCAAAACCTGCTCCTGCACCTGAGGCATCAGCTCCTAATAGTGACAGTGCTCCTGAAAGCAGTGATGTTCCTGAGGAAG CTGAAGGTCACTCCATATATGTGCGGAACTTACCTTACAATGCAACAGATacacaacttgaggaagagttCAAAAAGTTTGGGCCTATCAAGCATGAGGGGATCCAAGTTAGAAGTAACAAG CAGGGATTCACTTTTGGCTTTGTCGAATTTGAAACAATCAGTTCAATGCATAGTGCGCTTGAG GCTTCACCTATCACAATTGGGGATCGTCAGGCTGTTGTTGAGGAAAAGAGAACTACCACCCGAG TTGCAACCAGTGGGAGAGGGAGGTACTCTTCGGGACGAGGTGGATTTCGGAGTGACAGTTTCAAGAACCGTGGGAATTTTGGTGGTGGCCGAGGTTATGGCAGGAATGAATTCAGAAACCAGGGTGAGTTTTCAGGCCGACCAAGGGGTTCAATTGGTCGCAATGGAGAGGGTCATCAGCGGACTAATCAGAATGGCAGTGGAAGGGGTGGGCGTCAAGGTGGCGTGAACCGTAATGCTGCTACTTGA
- the LOC121235263 gene encoding uncharacterized protein LOC121235263, whose protein sequence is MAKPASSLFQNLKRYFKKPWEITGPCADPEYRSALPGALEYRVTCPATIKIEPWIPNSDPETVFDIKYYTRDQRRNRPPIRRTVLKKADVEKLMKEKTFCVSDFPSVYLTAKVEEDENARGGGYQ, encoded by the coding sequence ATGGCGAAGCCTGCGTCATCTCTCTTCCAGAACCTGAAGCGCTACTTCAAGAAGCCCTGGGAGATCACCGGACCTTGCGCCGACCCAGAATACAGGTCAGCTTTGCCCGGAGCCCTCGAGTACAGGGTCACCTGCCCCGCCACAATCAAGATCGAGCCATGGATCCCCAACTCCGACCCCGAAACCGTATTTGACATCAAGTACTACACCCGCGATCAGCGTCGCAACCGCCCTCCCATCCGCCGGACTGTGCTTAAGAAGGCCGACGTGGAGAAGCTGATGAAGGAGAAGACGTTCTGTGTCTCGGACTTTCCGAGTGTCTATCTGACTGCCAAGGTCGAGGAGGATGAGAATGCTCGTGGCGGAGGGTACCAGTAA